In a genomic window of Croceibacterium sp. TMG7-5b_MA50:
- a CDS encoding beta-3-deoxy-D-manno-oct-2-ulosonic acid transferase produces MNAPLLRAPPFPWADATVSMPTRADLRTSVENRADLFARLREARVGGAFWAEPGSLPEGQWVLRSTTADAGDGPAAVTINGDVDPWSVLSDAAGLIGHGDDEWVALARINRIPVRLLSSGRFGRIGDDDDALDQRALSAVIAARWRDPFSGGDSDLAAVIDTLALWRRVLDANRPITAATGMAWWKRPEIQRFLWHPGRRLHVMRRTGTALARARRAGGALAIWPSRVSPGLLAYAEARDVALVRVEDGFVRSVGLGVDLVPPSSIVVDPRGIHFDPSGPSALEDMLETAPVSPQLLARAARLRHRIVAAGIGKYGADPAGTVPPRLPGKRLVLVPGQVGDDMSVRAGGADLLAAGNPNAELLRRVRALEPDAEIWFRPHPDVDAGLRNGAVSDDAALLLADRIVRGGGMAPLLDTVDAVHTLTSLTGFEALLRGREVICHGVPFFAGWGLTRDLAPVPARRTRRLTLDQLVAGVLILYPRYLDPVTGLPCPPELLVERMAGQQAGVRLGWVAPIRRWQGRLLASVR; encoded by the coding sequence ATGAACGCACCCCTGCTGCGCGCACCGCCCTTCCCCTGGGCTGACGCGACCGTATCCATGCCCACGCGGGCAGACCTGCGGACATCGGTGGAGAACCGGGCGGACCTGTTCGCCCGGTTGCGGGAGGCGCGCGTGGGCGGTGCGTTCTGGGCGGAACCGGGCAGCCTGCCGGAAGGGCAATGGGTATTGCGGTCCACCACCGCGGATGCTGGTGACGGGCCGGCGGCCGTGACGATCAACGGCGACGTCGATCCCTGGTCCGTGCTGAGCGATGCGGCGGGGCTGATCGGGCATGGCGATGACGAATGGGTGGCGCTCGCCCGCATAAACCGCATCCCTGTGCGTCTGCTGTCCTCCGGTCGGTTCGGCAGGATCGGCGATGACGACGATGCCCTGGACCAGCGGGCGCTTTCCGCCGTCATCGCCGCGCGTTGGCGCGATCCGTTCAGCGGCGGGGACAGCGACCTTGCCGCGGTGATCGACACCCTCGCCCTGTGGCGGCGGGTGCTGGATGCAAATCGCCCGATCACCGCCGCGACGGGAATGGCCTGGTGGAAACGGCCGGAGATCCAGCGCTTCCTGTGGCATCCGGGGCGCCGGCTGCATGTCATGCGGCGCACCGGCACCGCGCTGGCGCGGGCGCGACGTGCGGGCGGGGCGCTGGCCATTTGGCCATCGCGCGTGTCGCCCGGGCTGCTGGCCTATGCGGAGGCGCGCGACGTGGCGCTGGTCCGGGTGGAAGACGGCTTCGTCCGCTCGGTCGGGCTTGGCGTCGATCTGGTGCCGCCGTCCTCCATCGTGGTGGACCCGCGTGGCATCCATTTCGACCCGTCCGGGCCAAGCGCGCTGGAGGACATGCTGGAGACGGCCCCGGTCTCCCCGCAATTGCTGGCGCGGGCTGCCCGCCTGCGCCACCGGATCGTGGCGGCGGGCATCGGGAAGTACGGCGCCGATCCGGCCGGCACCGTGCCGCCCCGCCTGCCGGGCAAGCGGCTGGTGCTGGTGCCCGGCCAGGTCGGCGACGACATGTCGGTGCGCGCCGGCGGGGCCGACCTGCTCGCCGCCGGCAATCCGAATGCCGAGTTGCTGCGCCGGGTCCGCGCGCTGGAACCCGATGCGGAAATCTGGTTCCGCCCCCACCCCGATGTGGATGCCGGCTTACGCAACGGCGCGGTGTCGGACGATGCGGCGCTGCTCCTTGCCGATCGGATCGTGCGTGGCGGCGGCATGGCGCCGCTGCTCGACACGGTGGATGCCGTGCATACGCTGACCTCGCTGACCGGGTTCGAGGCGTTGCTGCGCGGGCGGGAGGTCATCTGCCACGGCGTCCCGTTCTTCGCCGGCTGGGGCCTGACCCGCGATCTGGCGCCGGTCCCCGCCCGGCGCACCCGCCGGTTGACGCTGGATCAGCTGGTTGCCGGCGTGCTGATCCTCTACCCGCGTTACCTCGATCCGGTGACCGGCCTGCCCTGCCCGCCGGAACTGCTGGTGGAGCGGATGGCGGGGCAGCAGGCCGGGGTGCGGCTCGGCTGGGTGGCACCGATCCGCCGGTGGCAAGGTCGCCTGCTGGCGAGCGTCAGATGA
- a CDS encoding histidine phosphatase family protein: MPSPVPPFVIVRHGNTFVAGEPPRRIGWRTDLPLTDAGIAQGQALGRHFAQQGWNFARVLVSPLARTRQTAAAIALHLPDAPAAEDCAWLREIDHGPDEDQPEAAVLRRVGADALAAWDEAGTAPADWVVDAEERLAGWRRLFTAEAGPTLLVTSNGAARFALLATGLQGGGGLKLATGSYGLLRRDGQGQLAVDGWNLRP, translated from the coding sequence ATGCCTTCGCCTGTTCCCCCCTTCGTGATCGTCCGCCACGGCAACACCTTCGTCGCGGGCGAGCCGCCACGCCGGATCGGCTGGCGCACCGATCTGCCGCTGACCGATGCCGGGATCGCGCAGGGGCAGGCCTTGGGACGCCACTTTGCGCAGCAAGGTTGGAACTTCGCCCGCGTGCTCGTCTCTCCCTTGGCCCGCACCCGGCAGACCGCTGCTGCGATCGCGCTGCACCTGCCGGATGCTCCGGCGGCGGAGGACTGTGCCTGGCTGCGCGAGATCGATCACGGGCCGGATGAGGATCAGCCGGAAGCCGCCGTGCTCCGGCGCGTGGGCGCCGATGCACTGGCCGCCTGGGACGAGGCCGGAACCGCGCCGGCAGACTGGGTCGTCGATGCGGAGGAGCGGCTCGCGGGCTGGCGCCGCCTGTTTACCGCGGAGGCGGGGCCGACCCTGCTCGTCACCAGTAACGGCGCGGCCCGCTTCGCATTGCTGGCGACAGGATTGCAGGGTGGCGGCGGACTGAAGCTGGCGACGGGCAGCTACGGCTTGCTGCGACGCGATGGTCAGGGCCAACTGGCGGTGGATGGCTGGAACCTTCGGCCATGA